In one window of Gossypium hirsutum isolate 1008001.06 chromosome A01, Gossypium_hirsutum_v2.1, whole genome shotgun sequence DNA:
- the LOC107942810 gene encoding kinesin-related protein 4 isoform X2, producing MLGLEMPLHPQPQQQPQNPQSVQNPHSLHHQQHHPQVVAYAHHETQHVKQGYHPFGSKPKQISTISDEDEPGFTLDDGSSKRKASPWQRMKWTDNMVRLLIMAVYYIGDDQASSEGGNNNDPSGKKKGVGGSGGLLQKKGKWKSVSRAMMEKGFYVSPQQCEDKFNDLNKRYKRVNDILGKGTACEVVENQRLLESMDLSPKMKDEVKKLLNSKHLFFREMCAYHNSCGHVTQEVANETPPQMQQRCLHSSDNAQIGGNPVDGSTKTLKLEESDDEDDEDDDESDDDDDDDDDDETMDGHDEDQNVENSSRKRPRKGGVSPLMQQLSNEITKVIQDGSKNSWEKKHWMKMKLIQLEEQQVSYQCEAFELEKQRLKWVKFSGKKEREMEKSKLENERKRLENERMVLIVRQQELELVDMSDVQQHSSNKRGDLSSFTS from the coding sequence ATGTTAGGCCTTGAAATGCCATTACACCCTCAACCCCAGCAACAACCTCAAAATCCCCAAAGTGTTCAAAACCCACATAGTTTACATCATCAACAACACCACCCACAAGTGGTTGCTTATGCTCACCATGAAACACAACATGTTAAACAAGGTTACCACCCTTTTGGTTCTAAACCCAAACAAATATCCACTATTAGTGATGAAGATGAGCCTGGTTTCACTCTTGATGACGGTAGTAGTAAGAGAAAAGCTTCACCATGGCAAAGAATGAAATGGACTGATAACATGGTCAGGTTACTGATAATGGCTGTTTATTACATTGGTGATGATCAAGCTAGTTCAGAAGGTGGTAATAATAATGATCCTAGTGGTAAGAAAAAAGGTGTTGGTGGTAGTGGTGGGTTACTACAAAAGAAAGGGAAATGGAAATCAGTGTCAAGGGCAATGATGGAGAAAGGGTTTTATGTATCACCACAACAATGTGAAGATAAGTTCAATGATTTGAATAAAAGGTATAAAAGGGTTAATGATATACTTGGTAAAGGGACTGCTTGTGAAGTAGTTGAGAATCAAAGGTTGCTTGAATCAATGGATTTATCACCTAAAATGAAGGATGAAGTTAAGAAATTGTTGAATTCTAAGCACTTGTTTTTTAGAGAAATGTGTGCTTACCATAATAGTTGTGGTCACGTAACACAAGAGGTGGCTAATGAGACACCACCTCAAATGCAACAAAGGTGTCTCCATTCATCGGATAATGCTCAAATCGGCGGCAATCCAGTCGATGGTTCGACCAAGACATTGAAGTTAGAAGAGtctgatgatgaagatgatgaagatgatgatgagtctgatgatgatgatgatgatgatgatgatgatgaaacaATGGATGGACATGATGAAGATCAAAATGTTGAGAACTCTTCACGTAAAAGGCCTAGAAAGGGAGGTGTGTCACCATTGATGCAACAATTGAGCAATGAAATAACGAAAGTGATACAAGATGGATCAAAGAATAGTTGGGAGAAGAAGCATTGGATGAAGATGAAGTTAATTCAATTAGAAGAACAACAAGTGAGTTATCAATGTGAAGCATTTGAGTTGGAGAAACAAAGGCTTAAATGGGTGAAATTTAGTGggaaaaaagaaagggaaatgGAGAAATCAAAGCTTGAAAATGAACGAAAACGGCTTGAGAATGAACGAATGGTGTTGATTGTAAGGCAACAAGAGCTTGAATTGGTGGACATGAGTGATGTTCAACAACATTCTTCTAATAAAAGGGGAGACCTATCAAGCTTCACTAGTTAA
- the LOC107942812 gene encoding G-type lectin S-receptor-like serine/threonine-protein kinase LECRK2, whose protein sequence is MHPPVLRSFSLLLCVAIQVFVAFQTTNISSGSSTVASEDSPPWHSPSKEFAFEFCRINNQNIFLLAIWFDTIPDKTIVRYPKQQNPAPEGSKLELSVDGQFTLTTPQGQKIWKPTSVFDKFAYAAMLNTRNFILVGKDFSPVWESFGEPATILPMQVMELGG, encoded by the coding sequence ATGCATCCACCAGTTTTACGTAGTTTCAGTCTATTGCTTTGTGTTGCTATTCAAGTTTTTGTGGCCTTTCAAACTACAAATATTAGCTCAGGATCTTCTACTGTAGCCTCAGAGGATTCTCCTCCATGGCATTCACCTTCTAAAGAATTTGCTTTTGAATTTTGTCGCATTAATAATCAAAATATCTTTCTTCTAGCCATATGGTTCGATACCATACCGGATAAAACCATAGTAAGGTATCCAAAGCAACAAAACCCAGCACCAGAAGGATCGAAGCTCGAGCTCAGTGTCGATGGACAGTTCACTCTTACGACTCCACAAGGCCAAAAAATCTGGAAACCGACTTCCGTGTTTGATAAGTTTGCTTATGCTGCTATGCTCAACACAAGGAATTTCATCCTTGTAGGTAAGGATTTTAGCCCTGTATGggaaagttttggagaaccagcCACCATATTGCCAATGCAAGTGATGGAGCTCGGTGGATAG
- the LOC107942813 gene encoding putative homeobox-leucine zipper protein ATHB-51 codes for MHPNSQPPFQFWSALHCYATLSSLFGLLRSVLVVPFIYTYILAFFIQRKMDWNGTIRPFISRLEPSLNFPYNYNYNQYPGVEDMNNQGFEEAGNGLVPDLNMNSFKNNGKGNNKKKKRLTSDQLDSLERSFQEENKLDPDRKMKLSKELGLQPRQIAVWFQNRRARWKAKQLQHSYNTLKHEYDVTYMEKQMLQDEVMELKGMLMEQATRNQVSTVYKEISGGETIESSSIRSSNKPSRAGNDYDPIVECNNIFNEDENNPVSTHYWDIQLPSYP; via the exons ATGCACCCCAACAGTCAACCCCCCTTTCAATTCTGGTCTGCTCTCCATTGCTATGCTACTTTAAGCTCACTCTTTGGGCTGCTTCGTTCAGTACTGGTGGTtccatttatatatacatatatactcgCTTTCTTTATTCAAAGAAAAATGGATTGGAATGGCACCATTCGACCCTTTATTTCACGACTAGAACCTTCTCTTAACTTCCCTTATAACTATAATTATAATCAATATCCag gtgtgGAGGACATGAACAATCAAGGATTTGAAGAAGCTGGCAATGGGTTGGTTCCAGATTTGAATATGAACAGCTTCAAGAACAATGGTAAAGGTaacaacaagaagaagaagaggttGACAAGTGATCAGTTAGATTCGTTGGAAAGGAGTTTCCAAGAAGAGAATAAGTTGGATCCCGACAGGAAAATGAAGCTTTCCAAGGAACTTGGACTTCAACCAAGACAAATCGCTGTCTGGTTCCAAAACAGGCGTGCTAGATGGAAAGCTAAACAGCTTCAACACTCATATAATACGCTTAAACATGAGTATGATGTTACGTATATGGAAAAGCAAATGCTACAAGACGAG GTGATGGAATTGAAAGGAATGCTAATGGAACAGGCGACAAGGAACCAAGTCTCCACGGTTTACAAGGAAATCTCCGGCGGAGAGACCATCGAAAGTAGCTCGATTCGGAGCTCGAACAAGCCGAGTAGAGCAGGAAACGACTATGATCCGATAGTTGAATGTAACAATATTTTCAATGAGGATGAGAATAACCCAGTTTCCACTCACTACTGGGATATTCAACTCCCTTCTTATCCCTAA
- the LOC107942810 gene encoding MATH and LRR domain-containing protein PFE0570w isoform X1: METNNGLSGGMFLGIGSGMLGLEMPLHPQPQQQPQNPQSVQNPHSLHHQQHHPQVVAYAHHETQHVKQGYHPFGSKPKQISTISDEDEPGFTLDDGSSKRKASPWQRMKWTDNMVRLLIMAVYYIGDDQASSEGGNNNDPSGKKKGVGGSGGLLQKKGKWKSVSRAMMEKGFYVSPQQCEDKFNDLNKRYKRVNDILGKGTACEVVENQRLLESMDLSPKMKDEVKKLLNSKHLFFREMCAYHNSCGHVTQEVANETPPQMQQRCLHSSDNAQIGGNPVDGSTKTLKLEESDDEDDEDDDESDDDDDDDDDDETMDGHDEDQNVENSSRKRPRKGGVSPLMQQLSNEITKVIQDGSKNSWEKKHWMKMKLIQLEEQQVSYQCEAFELEKQRLKWVKFSGKKEREMEKSKLENERKRLENERMVLIVRQQELELVDMSDVQQHSSNKRGDLSSFTS; the protein is encoded by the coding sequence ATGGAAACTAATAATGGTTTGTCTGGTGGGATGTTTCTAGGGATTGGTTCAGGAATGTTAGGCCTTGAAATGCCATTACACCCTCAACCCCAGCAACAACCTCAAAATCCCCAAAGTGTTCAAAACCCACATAGTTTACATCATCAACAACACCACCCACAAGTGGTTGCTTATGCTCACCATGAAACACAACATGTTAAACAAGGTTACCACCCTTTTGGTTCTAAACCCAAACAAATATCCACTATTAGTGATGAAGATGAGCCTGGTTTCACTCTTGATGACGGTAGTAGTAAGAGAAAAGCTTCACCATGGCAAAGAATGAAATGGACTGATAACATGGTCAGGTTACTGATAATGGCTGTTTATTACATTGGTGATGATCAAGCTAGTTCAGAAGGTGGTAATAATAATGATCCTAGTGGTAAGAAAAAAGGTGTTGGTGGTAGTGGTGGGTTACTACAAAAGAAAGGGAAATGGAAATCAGTGTCAAGGGCAATGATGGAGAAAGGGTTTTATGTATCACCACAACAATGTGAAGATAAGTTCAATGATTTGAATAAAAGGTATAAAAGGGTTAATGATATACTTGGTAAAGGGACTGCTTGTGAAGTAGTTGAGAATCAAAGGTTGCTTGAATCAATGGATTTATCACCTAAAATGAAGGATGAAGTTAAGAAATTGTTGAATTCTAAGCACTTGTTTTTTAGAGAAATGTGTGCTTACCATAATAGTTGTGGTCACGTAACACAAGAGGTGGCTAATGAGACACCACCTCAAATGCAACAAAGGTGTCTCCATTCATCGGATAATGCTCAAATCGGCGGCAATCCAGTCGATGGTTCGACCAAGACATTGAAGTTAGAAGAGtctgatgatgaagatgatgaagatgatgatgagtctgatgatgatgatgatgatgatgatgatgatgaaacaATGGATGGACATGATGAAGATCAAAATGTTGAGAACTCTTCACGTAAAAGGCCTAGAAAGGGAGGTGTGTCACCATTGATGCAACAATTGAGCAATGAAATAACGAAAGTGATACAAGATGGATCAAAGAATAGTTGGGAGAAGAAGCATTGGATGAAGATGAAGTTAATTCAATTAGAAGAACAACAAGTGAGTTATCAATGTGAAGCATTTGAGTTGGAGAAACAAAGGCTTAAATGGGTGAAATTTAGTGggaaaaaagaaagggaaatgGAGAAATCAAAGCTTGAAAATGAACGAAAACGGCTTGAGAATGAACGAATGGTGTTGATTGTAAGGCAACAAGAGCTTGAATTGGTGGACATGAGTGATGTTCAACAACATTCTTCTAATAAAAGGGGAGACCTATCAAGCTTCACTAGTTAA